In Candidatus Cohnella colombiensis, one DNA window encodes the following:
- a CDS encoding YhfC family glutamic-type intramembrane protease has translation MNLETMNRNNEVTLEQTLDVKFKTASRRSLIIMPLYVLVPVLFAVAFHLAGYELEWKAFGLGALGWMIALVLRAPVGLLIQRMPQPKAKKIMIASSGVMEESVRLILLALTSVASSWALSIGQGWAAIEVIYTMVSVIAIASLANRTDEKAMEAKAFLEAQGSIQTSPLWGILERIWASAFHIGCTLIVASNPWTVVLLIPLHSGVNALVVKLAAKSIPKSSLAIAVFGLGSLAIGITLML, from the coding sequence ATGAATTTGGAAACGATGAATCGTAACAATGAAGTCACGCTCGAGCAAACCTTGGATGTGAAGTTTAAAACAGCCTCGCGACGATCGCTAATAATTATGCCGTTATATGTGCTAGTGCCAGTGCTCTTCGCAGTCGCTTTCCACTTAGCCGGATACGAACTGGAGTGGAAAGCATTTGGGCTAGGCGCACTGGGTTGGATGATCGCATTAGTGCTGCGAGCACCGGTTGGCTTGCTGATCCAACGAATGCCGCAACCTAAAGCCAAAAAAATTATGATTGCTAGCTCGGGAGTAATGGAAGAAAGCGTAAGGCTGATCTTGCTAGCACTTACCTCCGTCGCATCTTCTTGGGCACTGTCCATTGGTCAAGGTTGGGCTGCAATTGAAGTAATCTATACGATGGTAAGCGTCATTGCGATCGCATCGCTTGCGAATCGTACGGATGAGAAGGCGATGGAAGCCAAGGCATTCCTCGAAGCACAGGGCTCCATTCAAACGAGTCCGCTATGGGGAATATTAGAACGCATCTGGGCATCGGCTTTCCACATCGGTTGTACTTTAATTGTTGCAAGCAATCCGTGGACAGTTGTTCTTCTTATTCCGCTACACAGCGGTGTAAATGCGCTTGTTGTTAAGCTAGCGGCGAAATCTATTCCAAAGTCCAGTCTAGCGATTGCAGTATTTGGACTTGGAAGCTTAGCGATCGGAATTACTTTAATGCTGTAA
- a CDS encoding ABC transporter ATP-binding protein: protein MSLLEVSGLTKQFGTSTAVDRLSFTIAQGRCMALLGPNGAGKTTTLRMLSGLLEPTSGTIRFNDAKQQTDIRASIGYLPQYPSFFNWMSGKEFLTFSAELANLSKKEATVRADELLERVSLKDAAKRRIGSYSGGMKQRLGLAQAIVHRPKLLILDEPVSALDPQGRRDVMELLSELKRETTVLFSTHVLHDAEEICDDVLIMSNGKIVVEGELQQLMRTHQKPQLELVVAQRHMEWARSLSNRPYIESLEMTANRISIQVKDLDLARISLLREIADSNITIERFEVGKTTLEDLFMKAVQA, encoded by the coding sequence ATGAGCTTGCTCGAAGTTTCCGGATTAACGAAGCAGTTTGGCACGAGTACAGCTGTGGATCGCTTATCATTCACAATTGCACAAGGACGCTGTATGGCGTTGCTTGGTCCTAATGGAGCAGGAAAAACAACAACTTTACGAATGCTGTCTGGTTTGCTCGAGCCGACATCAGGTACGATCCGCTTTAACGATGCGAAACAGCAAACGGATATTCGCGCATCCATTGGTTATTTGCCTCAATATCCATCATTCTTTAACTGGATGAGTGGCAAAGAATTTCTCACCTTCTCGGCCGAGTTAGCAAATCTATCAAAGAAGGAAGCGACTGTTCGCGCAGATGAGCTGTTGGAGCGAGTAAGCTTGAAGGATGCGGCTAAGCGCAGAATAGGCAGTTACTCTGGCGGCATGAAGCAAAGACTTGGTTTAGCACAAGCGATCGTACATCGTCCCAAGCTGCTCATTCTAGATGAACCGGTATCGGCGCTAGATCCGCAAGGACGTCGAGATGTGATGGAACTATTGTCTGAGCTTAAGCGGGAAACGACCGTACTATTTTCAACACATGTACTGCATGACGCAGAGGAAATCTGTGATGATGTCCTTATTATGTCTAATGGGAAAATCGTCGTCGAGGGAGAACTGCAGCAGCTTATGCGCACTCATCAGAAGCCTCAGCTTGAGCTTGTCGTCGCACAGCGGCATATGGAGTGGGCTCGAAGCTTAAGTAATCGTCCTTATATAGAATCTCTTGAGATGACGGCGAATCGGATCTCTATACAGGTAAAAGATTTAGATCTAGCGAGAATCTCGTTATTACGAGAAATTGCCGATTCCAACATCACAATAGAACGGTTCGAGGTCGGCAAAACAACGCTAGAGGATCTGTTCATGAAGGCGGTGCAAGCATGA
- a CDS encoding helix-turn-helix domain-containing protein yields MKKADVILHPIRMRMIQVLINGAKMSTGQIQERIADVPQATLYRHLKKLVDAGVLIVAEEVPIRGTIEKIYALPAQGAELSAEEIQSASVEDHFSLFVKFAAHLIGEYGAYLDQPNFDLYKDGVSFRQISLNLSDDENLELLSAIKQLLLSAMNNEQNEERRTRLFSVIDFPQEARK; encoded by the coding sequence TCTCCACCCGATTCGGATGCGGATGATCCAAGTGCTCATTAATGGAGCGAAGATGTCCACCGGGCAAATACAAGAACGTATCGCGGATGTCCCACAAGCGACACTATACCGCCACTTGAAGAAGCTGGTCGATGCTGGTGTACTGATCGTAGCGGAGGAGGTTCCGATTCGTGGGACGATTGAAAAAATATACGCACTTCCTGCTCAAGGGGCAGAATTATCAGCGGAAGAGATCCAGTCTGCTTCGGTGGAGGATCATTTTTCGTTATTTGTGAAATTTGCAGCGCACTTGATCGGTGAATATGGAGCCTATTTGGATCAACCGAACTTTGATCTGTATAAGGATGGCGTATCGTTCCGGCAGATTTCTTTAAACTTAAGCGATGACGAAAATTTAGAATTACTTAGTGCGATAAAGCAGCTTTTGCTGAGTGCGATGAATAATGAGCAGAATGAGGAGCGGAGGACGCGACTGTTCTCTGTCATTGATTTTCCGCAGGAGGCAAGAAAATAA
- a CDS encoding PLD nuclease N-terminal domain-containing protein: MNLENINWQIVAPLIAIQLILMIVGLIDLSKREATKGPKILWVIILVFGSLLGSIAYFTIGRRNDA, translated from the coding sequence ATGAATTTAGAAAATATCAACTGGCAAATTGTTGCCCCCCTGATTGCGATTCAGCTAATTTTGATGATTGTTGGACTTATTGATTTGTCTAAGAGAGAAGCGACGAAAGGTCCAAAGATATTGTGGGTCATAATTCTTGTATTCGGTAGCTTATTAGGCTCGATTGCATACTTCACGATTGGAAGGAGAAACGATGCATGA